TGTACTTTCCCAGCTTCCTGTAAATTTATGTTTGTTCTCTCCACAGTGCCAGTTTCCCCATTTTGCCACTAACTCGGTATCTGTATTCACATAAGCTCCTGCAGAGATAAATCCTCTTTGGGAATTAAATTTTGAGTACTTCATCGCTTTGGCAAGACAAGGAATTTTCAACCTACATTCGAGCATTCCGTAAGCGTTTGGGAAACATGGGCCGTTCCAAAGAGCCAATCCAGCGATAAGATCAAGGTCATCTTCAAAAATTCCATGATAAACAACCTTATCTACCGGAAGCATTCCTACTCCCTGAGCTTTTTCCACATATAATGTTCCATCCACTACTTTTATCATCGGAATGGATTGATGCCAGATCATAAGACCATCATAATGTTGTCGTATATATTCGTATTCCTGTTCGTGTAAGCCGATAACGGCTATTCTATTGTGAGTCATGTTTTTAGTTTTTTTGTGTTATTTTCTTAACACGTGATATAATAGTTTGGCGGTATTATAAGCATCATCTGCTCCGCTGTGGTTATTCCCTTCAAATTCAAGATTTCTGATCTGGAGTTCTTTTAAAAGACCTTTAGGCTTCTCTCCTTTCATTAAACTTATGAGTATTTTCAAATCAATATAAGTGTCACTGAAAGGGAATCTTGTCCCCAATTCTCTACATTGATCTTCAATAATTTCCTTATCAAATCCGCCGAAACCCGAATAGATTCTGATCAGAGAATTGTATCTGTTCCTGATCCTTGAACAGGCTTCCTGAAAAGAGATTCCTTCTTTTTCCAGTTTTTCTGCTGTAATTCCGGTCAGCTTTGTACAATATTCGCTTACTTCGGATTTGTAAGGTTTTACGAAATAACTTCTTTTATCTTCGATGCTTCCATCAGCCATATTCAGCTTGCAGATTCCGATTTCAATAATTTCCCTTTCCTGGTTTTCAGGAGGCTTTTCGTCTTCCCAGCATGTAGCTTCTATGTCTATTACTGTAATTTTATCATACAAAAGCATTGTTTTAATTTTTAATTGGAAAAGTAGAAATTCAAAGCTTTGATCACACTTTTCACGTTGGTATTGGGATAAAATCCGGAACTGTTGATGCAATTGATTTCAACGATTTTCCAATCTTTATCCGTTAAACAGATATCCATTACAAAGGCTTCTTCAAGAGTAAACAACTGAATCATCTTTTTTGCAAAATCCAATCCGTCCTGTGAAACATTTTCTTCGAAAGGAGCATTATCATTAAATCTGTAGTAGCCACCATCCACAATTTGCCCACCAACGATCCAAAGCCTTGCTTCTTTTACAGTTCGCTTAGCTTCAGAAGTCTGAATTAAAGAATCTTCTGTAATTCTGTTGCCTGTATCTTCCAGTCTTTCAAAAACGAAATCCTTCCACTCTGATTCTGTAAAAACTTTTCCTGTGAAAATTTTTGCTTCATTGTATGGTTTAATGAATTTCTCTTCATCTTTTTCCCATTGTAATGTTTCAGAAATTTTATGAACAGAAACCTTATGATTCAACAGGTTTTCACCATAATATTGAGAGTATACCTCATACAAATGATTTCCACCATAAAAAGAACCGAGAAACCAGTCTGAATTTTGTTTTGCCAGTCTTGCAATCGTCACTGAACCATAGACAAAAACATCTTTTCTATCTGTTTCAAAGTCTATTTTATCTGCTGTTGGAGGAATATTAATGACATCGTAGTCAATATTCAATTCTTCCAGGGCCTCAAAAATTTTGTAATGATCCGGATCTAAATACACATTAGACTGAATTAAAAAATACATGGTTATTGGTTTTAATCTTTAATTTTTTATCTTGTTATACCATCATATCTGCACAATTGGAACTTGCGAAGGCAAAAGGTTTTGCTTTAAACACATATCCCATTCCAAGAATATATCCCATGGCATCTTTTAGTGCTACATTGGATTTAAAATCCGGATCGGTATTAATGTCTGCGTGTACCTCCATTTCCACTCCATAAGTGTCCAATACAGAACAGATTGCATAAGCGATTTCAACAGATTTGTTGACTTCATTCAGCATTCGTTCTTTGATACTGATGTTCTGTATTTCTCTTTCTTTCTGATAAAGGTAAACGCTCCTTTTCCTTCACGAATAAATACGACTGCCGTAGCATAATTAATAGCTTCTCCATATACATGAGAGTCTGATCCCACACATACTTTCAAACGGTGTCCGTTTGCTTGTTCGCGAATAATGGCTTCTTCTACCAGCTGTGCGATAGAGTGTTGGAAAATTTTTCCGTTCATATTCTGCCATGTTTGTTGTTGCGTTTCCATTTTTTCTACATACTTTAATTTATAATTGATAATGATTGTTGATAATTAATTGGTGAATGTTCAATAGTAAATTTTAAAATTGACCACAAAGCGGATTAGCTATTGACTATTCATTTTTTGCACTCCGAACCGGACTCGAACCAGTACCATCAGTTTTGGAGACTGAGATGCTACCATTACACTATCAGAGTAAATATTGTTA
This is a stretch of genomic DNA from Chryseobacterium tructae. It encodes these proteins:
- a CDS encoding ATP-grasp domain-containing protein — its product is MYFLIQSNVYLDPDHYKIFEALEELNIDYDVINIPPTADKIDFETDRKDVFVYGSVTIARLAKQNSDWFLGSFYGGNHLYEVYSQYYGENLLNHKVSVHKISETLQWEKDEEKFIKPYNEAKIFTGKVFTESEWKDFVFERLEDTGNRITEDSLIQTSEAKRTVKEARLWIVGGQIVDGGYYRFNDNAPFEENVSQDGLDFAKKMIQLFTLEEAFVMDICLTDKDWKIVEINCINSSGFYPNTNVKSVIKALNFYFSN
- a CDS encoding 3'-5' exonuclease, producing the protein MLLYDKITVIDIEATCWEDEKPPENQEREIIEIGICKLNMADGSIEDKRSYFVKPYKSEVSEYCTKLTGITAEKLEKEGISFQEACSRIRNRYNSLIRIYSGFGGFDKEIIEDQCRELGTRFPFSDTYIDLKILISLMKGEKPKGLLKELQIRNLEFEGNNHSGADDAYNTAKLLYHVLRK